From the genome of Bacteroidota bacterium:
GGGTGCTCATATTACTGCCGTCTGCAACACTAAGAATGTTGAGCTTGTAAAATCAATCGGCGCAGATAATGTCATCGATTATATGAATGAGGATTTTACAAAGTGTGGTCAAACTTTTAATTTCATTTTTGATGCGGTTGGAAAAAGCTCTTACGGAGCATGCAAAAATCTGTTAAAGCCAGGTGGAATCTATTGTTCAACAGATCTCGGTCCCTTTGCACAGAATCCATTGTTAGCATTATGGACTTCACTATTCGGCAGCTTGCCAGGCCATGCCAGAAAGAAAGTGATCTTCCCTATTCCAAAAAACAGTAAAAAAGATCTCAACTTTTTTAAAGAGCTTATCGAGTCAGGAAAATTAAAACCGGTTATTGATCGACGCTATCCGTTAGAACAAGTTGCAGAGGCATTTCAGTATGTTGAACTGGAGGAAAAGACGGGGAATGTTATTATAACAGTAGGACAGAAGAACAAAAACTAATTTCAACGGTAGCGAATCTGAATTCTTCTACACTTTCCTCATCAACAACTTCATTGTCTAAGAATTTTATTCTCAGACAATGAATCAGAAAATTTAAAAACCGTACGAATCTTTAAGATCTGGATTGTTGGATACGAAAGGAATTATTTAAGATTTTCCAGATCTTTGAGATCTGGAAAATCTTTTACTTCTACAACAGTTCTATTTTCGGAACATTCGGAATCAATCCTTTTTCATATCCTAACTTGAAGAGCAGTTCCAGCGCCTGTTTCCCCTTCTCTCCCATATCAATCGTCAATTCGCTGACATACATCTTCACAAATTTTTCGCCAAGGGAATAATCAATACCTCTTCCCCATTTCATTGCGTAAGGGACAGATTCACTTTGGTGTGTATAACCATAATGGATGCTTTCTTTTAATCCTTTTGAGAGTTTTCGTGCTAACTCTTCACCAAGATCTTTTCGCACAACATCAAGCCCAAGCGGAAGCGGCAAGCCGTTCGTTTTTTTATCCCAGAATTCACCGAAATCTAAAATTTTGTTAAATCCTTCGGCTTGATACGTCAACTGACCTTCGTGAATCAGTAAGCCAGCATCAAATTCACCGCTGTTCACCCGGTCCATAATCTGATCGAACGGTACATCGACATTTTCGATCCCCTCGGTAAAAATTTTAAACAATAGCGTTGCAGTGGTAAGTTTACCAGGAGTGGCAACTCTTTTTCCCTTCAATTCCTCAAGTGTTTTATATTTTTTGGAAACAATGACCGGTCCGTATCCTTCACCCATGCTGGCACCGGTCACCATGATCCAATATTTATCGGCAACATAGGGAAATGTATGGGCTGAAATTGCCGTCACTTCCAGTTCCCCTTTCATCGCACGAACATTCAGAGATTGAATATCCTCAAGCATATGTTCGATCTTGATCCCTTCGAGTTTTACTTTTTCGCTTGCTAATCCATAAAACATAAATGCATCATCAGGATCTGGGCTATGTCCAACTTTTACGATTCGTTCAGTCATTATTACTTTACTCCGGAATAAATTGTGGCAATACCAAATGTAAGACGTTGTTCTCCGAGTGAAGAAAATCCAGCACTCTGAAGGCGGTGTAAAAAATCCTTCCCTTCCGGAAATTTCATGACCGTATCCGGAAGATATTGATACGCTTCTTTATCTTTTGAGATCAGGCGTCCGACAAATGGCAAAATATGTTTAAAATAAAAGAAATATAATTGTTTCAGTGGAAATGCTCGTGGACGGGAAAACTCCAAAACGACAATCTTTCCACCTGCACGCAATACTCGGTTCATCTCACAAAGACCTTTATCGAGATCTTCAAAATTTCGCGCCCCAAACGCAACAATTGCGGCGTCAAAACGATCTGAAGAGAATTTCAGATCCTCTGCTTCTCCGCTTTGCAGTTGAATTGTTTTGGTTAGATTCTTTTGGCTGATTTTTTTCCTGCCAACTTCAAGCATCGATTCCGATATATCAACACCAATAACCTCTTTCGGATGTAAGCGCATTGTAGCAATAGCAAAATCAGCCGTTCCAGTTGCGACATCCAAAATCCGCTCGGGATGATGAGCCAACAGCGTTTGAATTGCAGAGCGCCGCCAGTATAAATCTACTCCACCACTAAGAAGATGATTCAGAAGGTCGTAACGATAAGCGATTTTGTCAAAGAGAGAGCGAACGTATTCTTTTTGCATAACGGTGTTAATATACGAAAAGTTTGGTTATTGCGGAACGGGAAATTGATTATCGGAAAAACTCTTTCTATTTTATCCCCAATGAAAATATTCTTCGCAATTGTTATCTGCTGTTTGCAAATCGTCAGACCACAATCCCCTGAAAACGAACGATCGGATTCTCTTTTCCTGGGAATGCAGAAAAAAACGTTGATGACGTACGGCGTGGTGGCATATTCCGCCGCTTCATTTTATGTGGAATATAAATGGTGGTGGGAAGGAAACTATCACACCTTCAAACAAGAAAACGATGGATTTTGGAATAATTATAGTCTTGGTGTAGATAAGGTCGGGCATTTTTATACATCGTACCTCTATTTTCATGTTGCATATGATATCTTACGATTAGGATCGTTTGATGAAGAGACAACTCTGTGGATCGCTATTGCCTTTCCGGCATTTAATGCACTTTCCATAGAAATAGGAGACGGATTTTCAACGTATGCTTTTTCCAATTCCGATTTAATTGCAAATATGCTGGGATTGAGCTATGGTGTTCTGCAAAAAAAAATCTCTTTTTTCCAAAACTTTGCGTTTAAATGGAGTTATTATCCTTCCGGTGTTATCCCATTCGATGGAAAATTTAGAATCACCGACGATTACGATGGACATATTTATTGGTTGAGTTGTAATGTTCATAATTTGCTCCCAGAGAGTGTACAACCTTATTACCCCCGGTGGCTGTCTATTGCAGTCGGGTATGGAGGGAAAAATATTTCGGGAAGACCATCATGGATAGGGGCACCTATTTCCTCTTCGGGATCCGCCGCACGCAAATGGGCTATTAGCCTGGATTATAATCTTCTAGAAATTCCTCTTACAGGAGGGATATGGGATCCGATGAAATCACTCCTTAACCATTTTAAGTTCCCCGCCCCAGGAATAAAAAGTATTCAAGGACGACGGTCGGAATTTAAACCGTTGTTAATTAATTAATCATCTTGAATGGAAATGTTCTTGCGGCGCAATAGTTTTTGGAGTCCTCCCTTTTT
Proteins encoded in this window:
- a CDS encoding MqnA/MqnD/SBP family protein, producing MTERIVKVGHSPDPDDAFMFYGLASEKVKLEGIKIEHMLEDIQSLNVRAMKGELEVTAISAHTFPYVADKYWIMVTGASMGEGYGPVIVSKKYKTLEELKGKRVATPGKLTTATLLFKIFTEGIENVDVPFDQIMDRVNSGEFDAGLLIHEGQLTYQAEGFNKILDFGEFWDKKTNGLPLPLGLDVVRKDLGEELARKLSKGLKESIHYGYTHQSESVPYAMKWGRGIDYSLGEKFVKMYVSELTIDMGEKGKQALELLFKLGYEKGLIPNVPKIELL
- the ubiE gene encoding bifunctional demethylmenaquinone methyltransferase/2-methoxy-6-polyprenyl-1,4-benzoquinol methylase UbiE; the encoded protein is MQKEYVRSLFDKIAYRYDLLNHLLSGGVDLYWRRSAIQTLLAHHPERILDVATGTADFAIATMRLHPKEVIGVDISESMLEVGRKKISQKNLTKTIQLQSGEAEDLKFSSDRFDAAIVAFGARNFEDLDKGLCEMNRVLRAGGKIVVLEFSRPRAFPLKQLYFFYFKHILPFVGRLISKDKEAYQYLPDTVMKFPEGKDFLHRLQSAGFSSLGEQRLTFGIATIYSGVK
- a CDS encoding DUF2279 domain-containing protein, producing the protein MKIFFAIVICCLQIVRPQSPENERSDSLFLGMQKKTLMTYGVVAYSAASFYVEYKWWWEGNYHTFKQENDGFWNNYSLGVDKVGHFYTSYLYFHVAYDILRLGSFDEETTLWIAIAFPAFNALSIEIGDGFSTYAFSNSDLIANMLGLSYGVLQKKISFFQNFAFKWSYYPSGVIPFDGKFRITDDYDGHIYWLSCNVHNLLPESVQPYYPRWLSIAVGYGGKNISGRPSWIGAPISSSGSAARKWAISLDYNLLEIPLTGGIWDPMKSLLNHFKFPAPGIKSIQGRRSEFKPLLIN